Proteins encoded together in one Chiloscyllium plagiosum isolate BGI_BamShark_2017 chromosome 50, ASM401019v2, whole genome shotgun sequence window:
- the LOC122544581 gene encoding histone H2A-like yields the protein MSGRGKGGGKGRAKAKSRSSRAGLQFPVGRVHRLLRKGNYAERVGAGAPVYLAAVLEYLTAEILELAGNAARDNKKTRIIPRHLQLAVRNDEELNKLLGGVTIAQGGVLPNIQAVLLPKKTSAGGAAKK from the coding sequence ATGTCCGGAAGAGGAAAGGGCGGTGGGAAAGGTCGCGCCAAGGCGAAGTCTCGGTCGTCCCGGGCTGGCCTGCAGTTCCCGGTGGGCCGTGTTCACAGGCTCCTGAGAAAGGGTAACTATGCTGAGCGTGTGGGTGCCGGAGCGCCGGTCTATCTGGCTGCGGTGCTGGAGTATCTGACGGCTGAAATCCTGGAGCTGGCCGGCAACGCGGCCCGGGACAACAAGAAGACCCGCATCATCCCCAGGCACCTGCAGCTGGCCGTGCGCAACGACGAGGAGCTCAACAAGCTGCTGGGAGGGGTGACCATCGCTCAGGGCGGGGTGCTGCCTAATATCCAGGCCGTGCTGCTGCCCAAGAAAACTTCCGCTGGGGGCGCCGCTAAAAAGTGA
- the LOC122544545 gene encoding late histone H2B.L4-like isoform X1 produces the protein MTPSVYIERAPSPLSLILYLRVSGAMVEEKKGQVAKKGAKKAVKRAPAKGGKKRRRSRKESYAIYIYKVMKQVHPDTGISSKAMSIMNSFVNDIFERIAGEASRLAHYNKRSTISSREIQTAVRLLLPGELAKHAVSEGTKAVTKYTSSK, from the exons ATGACGCCGTCAGTCTATATAGAGCGAGCTCCGAGTCCGCTTTCCCTTATTCTGTATCTGAGAGTGAGCGGCGCTATGGTTGAGGAAAAGAAGGGTCAAGTTGCCAAGAAGGGCGCGAAGAAAGCGGTGAAGAGGGCGCCAGCGAAGGGCGGCAAGAAGAGGAGGCGGTCCAGGAAAGAAAGTTACGCCATCTACATCTACAAAGTGATGAAGCAGGTTCACcccgacaccggcatctcctccAAG GCCATGAGCATCATGAACTCGTTCGTCAACGATATTTTCGAGCGCATCGCGGGGGAGGCTTCCCGCCTGGCCCATTACAACAAGCGCAGCACCATCAGTTCCCGGGAGATCCAGACCGCCGTGCGGCTGCTGCTGCCCGGGGAGCTGGCCAAGCACGCTGTGTCGGAGGGAACAAAGGCGGTGACCAAGTACACCAGCTCCAAGTGA
- the LOC122544550 gene encoding histone H2A-like, translating to MWAECSVLCESACEIVTMSGRGKGGGKGRAKAKSRSSRAGLQFPVGRVHRLLRKGNYAERVGAGAPVYLAAVLEYLTAEILELAGNAARDNKKTRIIPRHLQLAVRNDEELNKLLGGVTIAQGGVLPNIQAVLLPKKTSAAGSAKK from the coding sequence ATGTGGGCGGAGTGCAGTGTTCTCTGTGAAAGTGCTTGTGAGATTGTGACCATGTCTGGAAGAGGAAAGGGCGGTGGGAAAGGTCGCGCCAAGGCGAAGTCTCGGTCCTCCCGGGCTGGCCTGCAGTTCCCGGTGGGCCGTGTTCACAGGCTCCTGAGAAAGGGTAACTATGCTGAGCGTGTGGGTGCCGGAGCGCCGGTCTATCTGGCTGCGGTGCTGGAGTATCTGACGGCTGAAATCCTGGAGCTGGCCGGCAACGCGGCCCGGGACAACAAGAAGACCCGCATCATCCCCAGGCACCTGCAGCTGGCCGTGCGCAACGACGAGGAGCTCAACAAGCTGCTGGGAGGGGTGACCATCGCTCAGGGCGGGGTGCTGCCTAATATCCAGGCCGTGCTGCTGCCCAAGAAAACTTCCGCTGCTGGATCTGCTAAAAAATGA
- the LOC122544545 gene encoding histone H2B 1/2-like isoform X2, whose protein sequence is MADEKKAQQASKKGAKKIIKKAPTKGGKKRKRTRKESYAIYIYKVMKQVHPDTGISSKAMSIMNSFVNDIFERIAGEASRLAHYNKRSTISSREIQTAVRLLLPGELAKHAVSEGTKAVTKYTSSK, encoded by the coding sequence ATGGCTGATGAGAAGAAAGCACAGCAAGCTTCCAAGAAGGGCGCGAAGAAAATCATAAAGAAGGCGCCAACGAAGGGAGGCAAGAAGAGGAAAAGGACCAGGAAAGAAAGTTATGCCATCTACATCTACAAAGTGATGAAGCAGGTTCACcccgacaccggcatctcctccAAGGCCATGAGCATCATGAACTCGTTCGTCAACGATATTTTCGAGCGCATCGCGGGGGAGGCTTCCCGCCTGGCCCATTACAACAAGCGCAGCACCATCAGTTCCCGGGAGATCCAGACCGCCGTGCGGCTGCTGCTGCCCGGGGAGCTGGCCAAGCACGCTGTGTCGGAGGGAACAAAGGCGGTGACCAAGTACACCAGCTCCAAGTGA
- the LOC122544618 gene encoding histone H4, translated as MSGRGKGGKGLGKGGAKRHRKVLRDNIQGITKPAIRRLARRGGVKRISGLIYEETRGVLKVFLENVIRDAVTYTEHAKRKTVTAMDVVYALKRQGRTLYGFGG; from the coding sequence ATGTCTGGAAGAGGCAAAGGAGGCAAAGGCCTGGGAAAAGGCGGAGCGAAGCGGCACCGGAAAGTGCTCCGTGATAACATCCAGGGCATCACCAAACCAGCCATCCGGCGCCTGGCTCGCCGTGGCGGGGTCAAGCGCATCTCGGGCTTGATCTACGAGGAAACCCGCGGGGTGCTGAAGGTTTTCCTGGAGAATGTGATCAGGGATGCGGTCACCTACACTGAGCACGCCAAGCGCAAGACAGTCACCGCCATGGATGTGGTGTACGCTCTGAAACGCCAGGGCCGCACTCTCTATGGATTCGGCGGCTGA